Proteins encoded within one genomic window of Bacteroidota bacterium:
- a CDS encoding phosphoenolpyruvate carboxylase: MYPSKRIELFEKLVNTKFSIYNSLFLNLPYSKEYNIGTLIPMLNNVCKTGLKEGLHPKEILGSFFQQQLNLDEEKEQLDFMFRVIQYVERQVVLYDSVEDAAFSSIQELSDDLSIKGFFQLFDNAKIREEIAEKLSSFSARIVFTAHPTQFYPPSVLEIISSLKLLIAENKIDDIDKTLQQLGLTSLINSKKPTPLDEAKNIIYYLRDVYYFAVSDLYACIKDHINTSDFDNTDLVKLGFWPGGDRDGNPFVTFDITKDVADELRMSLMKCYDDDIKSIQKKLTFREVENILQELRDKIYQTIFNSERYLSYEEIINPLLEVQEIVSNTYHSLYLEDLKRLIDRVKIFRTHFASLDIRQDHSIHEKVVTAILKQKGIINESIDELDEKELISILLHQNFNIDPDSFEEEIFEDTIRNISQLKNIQHKNGEEGCNRYIISNSENIFSVLFVYALFRWCGWEVQKLTFDIIPLFETMEGMNSSESIMKELFELPEYRAHVLRRKEKQTIMLGFSDGTKDGGYLKANWSIIKTKETLSQVCEEHNIKAIFFDGRGGPPARGGGKTHRFYAAQSQKIANHEIQLTIQGQTITSKYGTKEHFIYNCEQLITAGLSKSFLGNKNEIDDNARQILEELANISFEKYNALKEHPKFISYLENKSTLKYYGKANIGSRPGKRGNKEKLELTDLRAISFVGSWSQLKQNVPGYFGTGTAIQALLKKGKLEDLKKIYAEVPVFKALVQNSMMSLSKSNFDLTAYMKEDEEYKDFWEILNKEYMLSKEMLLLISDTTTLMEEEPISRESIRIRESIVLPLLVIQQYALQKLSENAGYKDLYEKIIIRSLYGNINASRNSV, from the coding sequence ATGTATCCATCAAAACGAATCGAACTGTTTGAAAAACTGGTTAATACAAAGTTCAGTATTTACAACAGTTTATTTCTGAACCTGCCTTATAGCAAGGAATATAATATTGGAACATTGATTCCCATGTTGAATAATGTGTGTAAAACTGGTCTTAAAGAAGGGCTGCATCCCAAGGAAATTTTAGGTTCGTTTTTTCAACAACAGCTTAATTTGGATGAAGAAAAAGAACAACTCGATTTTATGTTTCGGGTTATTCAGTATGTTGAAAGACAGGTTGTATTGTACGATAGTGTTGAAGATGCTGCTTTTTCTTCCATACAGGAATTGAGTGATGATTTATCGATCAAAGGATTTTTTCAATTGTTCGACAATGCCAAAATACGGGAGGAAATTGCTGAAAAACTTTCCTCTTTCAGTGCCCGAATCGTCTTTACCGCTCATCCAACGCAGTTCTATCCACCCTCAGTACTTGAAATCATAAGCTCTTTGAAGTTGCTGATAGCCGAAAACAAAATTGATGATATAGACAAAACCTTGCAGCAATTGGGATTGACATCTCTCATCAATTCCAAAAAGCCAACACCTCTTGATGAGGCAAAAAATATCATATATTATCTACGAGATGTGTATTATTTTGCTGTAAGTGATTTATATGCATGCATCAAGGATCATATCAATACTAGTGATTTTGATAATACTGACTTAGTAAAATTAGGCTTCTGGCCGGGAGGGGATAGGGATGGCAATCCATTTGTAACATTCGATATTACCAAGGATGTAGCGGATGAATTGCGCATGAGCTTGATGAAATGTTACGATGACGACATTAAAAGCATACAGAAGAAACTCACTTTCAGGGAGGTTGAAAATATACTTCAGGAACTGAGAGACAAAATTTACCAAACCATCTTTAATTCAGAAAGATACTTGTCCTACGAAGAAATTATTAATCCCCTTTTGGAGGTTCAGGAAATTGTAAGCAATACATATCATAGCCTGTACCTGGAAGACCTGAAGAGATTAATTGACAGGGTTAAAATATTTAGGACCCATTTTGCCAGCCTCGACATAAGACAGGATCATAGCATTCATGAGAAAGTAGTTACAGCAATTTTAAAGCAGAAAGGAATTATTAATGAAAGTATAGATGAACTTGATGAGAAAGAGCTAATCTCCATTTTGCTTCATCAAAATTTCAACATTGATCCAGATAGCTTTGAAGAAGAAATATTTGAGGATACAATCAGGAATATTTCTCAGTTAAAAAATATTCAACATAAAAATGGGGAAGAAGGTTGTAATCGCTACATTATCAGTAATTCCGAAAATATATTCTCCGTACTTTTTGTTTATGCTTTGTTCAGATGGTGTGGTTGGGAAGTACAAAAACTTACATTCGACATTATTCCTCTTTTTGAAACCATGGAGGGCATGAACAGTTCTGAATCGATCATGAAAGAACTTTTTGAACTGCCCGAATACCGTGCTCATGTTTTAAGAAGAAAGGAAAAACAAACCATTATGCTCGGCTTTTCGGATGGAACCAAAGATGGAGGTTATCTAAAAGCAAACTGGTCGATAATTAAAACAAAAGAGACTTTATCGCAAGTATGTGAAGAACATAATATTAAAGCCATTTTCTTTGATGGGCGTGGAGGTCCCCCGGCAAGGGGTGGAGGGAAAACGCATCGTTTTTATGCGGCACAAAGCCAGAAAATTGCTAATCATGAAATTCAACTGACCATACAAGGTCAAACCATAACCAGTAAATACGGAACAAAAGAGCATTTTATTTACAATTGCGAACAATTAATTACTGCAGGTTTATCCAAAAGCTTTTTGGGAAATAAAAATGAAATTGATGACAATGCCAGACAAATTTTAGAAGAGTTGGCAAACATTAGTTTTGAAAAATATAATGCACTCAAAGAACATCCTAAGTTTATCTCTTATCTGGAAAACAAAAGCACTTTAAAATACTACGGAAAAGCTAATATTGGAAGCAGGCCTGGAAAAAGAGGCAATAAGGAAAAGCTTGAGCTTACCGATTTAAGAGCCATTTCTTTTGTTGGATCCTGGAGTCAGTTGAAACAAAATGTGCCTGGATATTTTGGTACAGGTACAGCTATTCAGGCATTGTTAAAAAAAGGCAAGCTTGAAGATTTAAAAAAAATATATGCTGAAGTCCCTGTTTTCAAGGCACTTGTTCAAAATAGCATGATGTCGTTATCGAAATCCAATTTTGATTTAACAGCTTATATGAAAGAAGATGAAGAATACAAGGACTTTTGGGAAATATTAAACAAGGAATATATGCTTTCAAAGGAAATGCTATTGCTTATTTCTGATACAACAACTTTGATGGAAGAAGAACCTATTTCAAGAGAATCCATCAGGATAAGAGAAAGCATCGTATTGCCTTTGTTAGTTATCCAACAATATGCTCTGCAAAAACTAAGTGAGAATGCAGGATATAAAGATCTTTATGAGAAAATCATTATCAGGTCTTTGTATGGAAATATCAATGCCAGCAGGAACTCTGTATAA
- a CDS encoding VOC family protein, with protein sequence MTTVNVYLTFNGNCETAFNFYKSIFGGEFPYVGRYKDMPAQDGQKPMRPEDGDRIMHISLPVSQETVIMGSDVGGEWASSYKQGNNFSISINTDSKKETERLFNGLSANGQVTMPLEKTFWGDYFGMFIDQFGVNWMISFNENPKEK encoded by the coding sequence ATGACAACAGTAAATGTTTACCTGACCTTTAATGGGAATTGCGAAACAGCTTTTAATTTTTACAAATCGATATTTGGAGGTGAATTCCCCTATGTTGGCCGTTACAAAGATATGCCTGCTCAGGACGGTCAAAAGCCAATGCGACCTGAAGATGGGGATAGAATCATGCATATTTCATTGCCTGTCAGTCAGGAGACTGTGATTATGGGAAGTGATGTTGGTGGAGAATGGGCTTCATCATATAAGCAAGGAAATAATTTCTCTATATCAATAAATACTGATTCTAAAAAGGAAACGGAGAGATTGTTCAATGGGCTTTCTGCAAACGGACAAGTGACAATGCCTTTAGAAAAAACCTTTTGGGGCGATTATTTTGGAATGTTCATCGATCAGTTTGGTGTCAATTGGATGATTTCCTTCAATGAAAATCCGAAAGAGAAGTAA